A DNA window from Thermococcus sp. 4557 contains the following coding sequences:
- a CDS encoding DUF3216 domain-containing protein yields MAVDIPEVAEVRSLLEELGEGALIARLDSFVALNEGLESKRGEDFIKVSILGFLEGITTTLMMKYPGDERVAGLHERVRARRAELDELFRKPRMRNLDGA; encoded by the coding sequence ATGGCGGTCGATATACCCGAGGTGGCGGAGGTCAGGAGCCTGCTGGAAGAGCTTGGGGAAGGGGCGCTAATAGCGAGGCTCGATTCGTTCGTGGCCCTCAACGAGGGGCTGGAGAGCAAGAGGGGCGAGGATTTCATAAAGGTCTCGATACTCGGCTTCCTGGAGGGCATAACCACGACCCTGATGATGAAATATCCCGGTGACGAGCGCGTGGCTGGGCTCCACGAGCGGGTGCGGGCCAGACGGGCGGAGCTGGATGAACTCTTCAGGAAGCCCAGGATGAGAAACCTCGACGGGGCATAA
- a CDS encoding YchF/TatD family DNA exonuclease, producing MIDAHAHFEFYKKDAPRMIEECRKDLAAVVDSITEYRKAHVWKSWELLKPYFGFIVPTLGYHPNEARRGNWEKVKRVEEFILEHRAEIAAIGEIGLDYHYAENETQRENQRAIFKHFLELALELGLPVVIHAREAEREAFEMVQRAGVRAYFHSFAGSVELAGEIAENGHPIGINTGIVFIPEVMAAAEAIEVENMLVETDAPYMSPVKGQRNTPCNVRVAVEEVAKLKGLGFEEVERITERNAVRFFNLKM from the coding sequence ATGATAGATGCCCACGCCCACTTCGAGTTCTACAAAAAGGACGCACCGCGTATGATAGAGGAGTGTCGGAAGGATCTCGCCGCCGTGGTGGACTCAATCACCGAGTACAGGAAAGCCCACGTCTGGAAGAGCTGGGAGCTGCTGAAGCCGTACTTCGGTTTCATCGTCCCGACCCTGGGGTACCATCCGAACGAGGCACGGCGCGGCAACTGGGAGAAGGTGAAGCGGGTCGAGGAGTTCATACTGGAACACAGGGCCGAGATAGCGGCGATAGGGGAGATAGGACTCGACTACCACTACGCGGAAAACGAAACTCAGAGGGAGAACCAGAGGGCGATATTCAAGCACTTCCTTGAGCTGGCCCTCGAACTGGGGCTTCCAGTGGTGATACACGCCCGCGAGGCCGAAAGGGAGGCCTTTGAGATGGTTCAGCGCGCGGGCGTTAGGGCATACTTCCACTCCTTCGCGGGGAGCGTCGAGCTGGCGGGGGAGATAGCAGAAAACGGGCACCCCATAGGGATAAACACAGGGATAGTCTTCATCCCGGAGGTAATGGCGGCCGCGGAGGCGATTGAAGTCGAAAACATGCTGGTGGAGACGGACGCTCCCTACATGAGTCCGGTAAAGGGGCAGAGGAACACTCCATGCAACGTCCGCGTTGCCGTTGAAGAGGTGGCAAAGCTTAAGGGGCTGGGGTTCGAGGAAGTCGAGAGAATCACCGAGAGGAACGCGGTGAGGTTCTTCAATTTGAAGATGTGA
- a CDS encoding DUF835 domain-containing protein: METNNGATELMKDIVRALRDKSPKELLSYAIFNEEEEAKYYARLAESVDKASIRALFLRMSEESMGHHDWLYGLFKKLYPDEEPVKVDAPPVEVAPFYPRFESVEDYVSALEYCMESELFARKTYELLSKVAEDEDTRNFALNLAAMEDEHYLAIRKMYELIISLEEKNIVPTKLDPGGYLFTDDLKAKYFLLDLLEGDAVLIVVIREKPEKFLEMFEGRKVDVIWMTKTDVDRSIRPEALPALKNRLCQFFRRASENGKRGTVFIQNLGYIALELGFKSMVDVIFYLKDCALLYNGHLLVTAVRDAFESREWALLTSELREVS; encoded by the coding sequence ATGGAAACCAACAACGGTGCCACGGAGCTCATGAAGGACATTGTGAGAGCCCTTCGGGACAAGTCACCGAAGGAGCTTCTAAGCTATGCGATATTCAACGAGGAAGAAGAGGCGAAATACTATGCCAGACTCGCCGAGAGTGTTGACAAGGCCAGCATCAGGGCTCTGTTCCTGAGAATGAGCGAGGAGAGCATGGGGCACCATGACTGGCTTTACGGGCTCTTCAAGAAGCTGTACCCGGATGAGGAACCTGTAAAGGTGGACGCTCCCCCTGTTGAGGTTGCCCCGTTCTACCCGAGGTTCGAAAGCGTTGAGGACTACGTATCCGCCCTCGAGTACTGCATGGAGAGCGAGCTTTTCGCGAGGAAGACTTACGAACTCCTCTCCAAAGTGGCCGAAGATGAGGACACCAGGAACTTCGCCCTCAACCTTGCCGCGATGGAGGATGAGCACTACCTAGCGATACGCAAGATGTACGAGCTCATAATCTCCCTGGAGGAAAAGAACATCGTCCCCACCAAACTCGATCCTGGGGGATACCTCTTCACGGACGACCTCAAGGCCAAGTACTTTCTCCTGGATCTCCTGGAAGGGGATGCGGTTCTCATCGTGGTCATTCGGGAGAAGCCCGAGAAGTTCCTTGAGATGTTTGAGGGAAGGAAGGTTGATGTCATTTGGATGACAAAGACGGATGTTGACCGTTCCATTCGTCCCGAGGCCCTGCCTGCCCTCAAGAACCGGCTGTGCCAGTTTTTCAGGAGGGCATCCGAGAACGGCAAACGCGGAACCGTCTTCATTCAGAACCTCGGCTACATCGCCCTTGAACTGGGATTCAAAAGCATGGTGGACGTGATTTTTTACCTGAAGGACTGCGCCCTCCTCTACAACGGCCATCTCCTTGTAACCGCAGTCAGGGATGCCTTTGAATCCCGCGAGTGGGCGCTCCTCACCTCGGAGCTCAGGGAGGTCTCCTGA
- a CDS encoding DUF504 domain-containing protein, whose product MRKGSVKEVLAKLKYDPREDEGDYYVIIEHRGAYGDVKKIPVEMIELGHGYFFVGDAQIPYHRILKVVRKDGKVIWETRKL is encoded by the coding sequence ATGCGGAAGGGCTCCGTGAAGGAGGTTCTGGCGAAGCTCAAGTACGACCCCAGGGAGGACGAGGGAGATTACTATGTCATCATAGAGCACCGCGGTGCCTACGGCGATGTCAAGAAAATCCCCGTCGAGATGATAGAGCTCGGTCACGGCTACTTCTTCGTCGGGGACGCCCAGATACCGTACCACCGCATCCTGAAGGTCGTTAGAAAAGATGGGAAAGTAATATGGGAGACCCGGAAGCTCTGA
- a CDS encoding MBL fold metallo-hydrolase, translating to MRISSIEEFPRELVPVEIPPHTMMLRGIGWDSNVYLVRDEGEALVVDTGTGVNWHVYAEIWEREGLLNGVERVTIFNTHEHFDHVGGNMALADWLRRKGMTVLFAAHETTAKTLEKGDDYVILAYSYGRRFEPQRVDLHMRGGDSLKVGSLELELIHTPGHTAGSSCLYLDDGETRVMFTGDTIFNGTVGRTDLPTGNGWKLQESLERLRDYDVDFGLPGHGWVIKDWRGNIDEILGWL from the coding sequence GTGAGGATAAGCTCCATCGAGGAGTTTCCGAGGGAGCTGGTGCCCGTTGAGATTCCTCCCCACACCATGATGCTGAGGGGCATAGGCTGGGACTCGAACGTCTACCTCGTGAGGGACGAGGGAGAGGCCCTCGTAGTGGACACCGGCACCGGCGTTAACTGGCACGTCTACGCCGAGATCTGGGAGAGGGAAGGTCTCCTCAACGGTGTTGAGAGGGTTACGATATTCAACACCCACGAGCACTTCGATCACGTGGGCGGGAACATGGCCCTGGCGGACTGGCTGAGGAGAAAAGGAATGACCGTCCTTTTCGCCGCCCACGAAACCACGGCAAAAACGCTGGAGAAGGGGGACGACTACGTGATTCTGGCCTATTCCTACGGGAGGAGGTTCGAACCGCAGAGGGTTGACCTCCACATGAGGGGGGGCGATTCGCTCAAAGTCGGCTCCCTGGAGCTTGAGCTGATCCACACGCCCGGCCACACGGCGGGGAGTTCGTGCCTCTACCTCGACGATGGGGAGACGAGGGTAATGTTCACGGGGGATACGATCTTCAACGGCACGGTTGGCAGGACGGATTTGCCGACCGGAAACGGATGGAAGCTCCAGGAGAGCCTCGAAAGGCTCAGGGATTACGACGTTGACTTCGGCCTTCCGGGGCACGGCTGGGTCATAAAGGACTGGAGAGGGAACATCGACGAAATCCTGGGGTGGCTCTGA
- a CDS encoding M20/M25/M40 family metallo-hydrolase, whose protein sequence is MKTERAKEILLQLLKIPSPSGEEDRIMLHIMEFLHKLDYDVHIESDGQIIDLVVNPDAELFYEVHIDTIPIRAEPFVRGNIVYGTGSSDIKGGAAAILLMLENLRREGKELNVGIVFVSDEELGGRGSALFMERYKPKMAVVLEPTDLEVHIAHAGNIEAYFEVDGKEAHGACPESGINAIEETYKMLEEMKKLEPFKAKGKYFDPHIGIQELVCENPVYLIPALCRGRLEARLLPDQEVEDILDLLDPIFDEYTLKYEYTEIWDGYELEPDEEIVQLAKKAMEVTDIDEFGGMRSWTDAINFMYNGTKTIVFGPGNLDISHTKNEHIDVRDVVTASEFLKALNEIYGKGG, encoded by the coding sequence ATGAAAACCGAGCGCGCGAAGGAGATACTCCTTCAGCTTTTGAAGATACCCTCCCCATCGGGAGAGGAAGACAGGATAATGCTTCACATCATGGAGTTTCTGCACAAACTGGACTACGACGTCCACATCGAGAGCGACGGGCAGATAATAGACCTCGTCGTGAACCCCGATGCCGAGCTCTTCTACGAGGTTCACATTGACACGATACCGATCCGCGCGGAGCCCTTCGTGAGGGGCAACATCGTCTACGGAACCGGCTCGAGCGACATAAAGGGTGGCGCCGCTGCCATACTCCTCATGCTCGAGAATCTGCGCAGGGAAGGGAAGGAACTCAACGTCGGCATCGTCTTCGTCAGCGATGAGGAGCTTGGGGGCAGGGGAAGCGCACTCTTCATGGAGAGGTACAAGCCGAAGATGGCCGTCGTCTTAGAGCCGACCGATTTGGAAGTCCACATCGCCCACGCCGGCAACATCGAGGCCTACTTTGAAGTTGACGGCAAAGAAGCCCACGGTGCCTGTCCAGAGAGCGGCATCAACGCTATAGAGGAGACCTACAAGATGCTCGAGGAGATGAAGAAGCTCGAACCCTTCAAGGCCAAGGGCAAGTACTTCGACCCGCACATCGGCATCCAGGAGCTCGTCTGCGAGAACCCCGTCTACCTCATCCCCGCCCTCTGCCGCGGCCGGCTTGAGGCGAGGCTTCTGCCCGACCAGGAAGTCGAGGACATACTCGACCTACTTGACCCCATATTCGACGAGTACACGCTGAAGTACGAGTACACCGAGATATGGGACGGCTACGAGCTTGAGCCGGATGAGGAAATAGTCCAACTGGCTAAAAAGGCCATGGAAGTCACGGACATAGACGAGTTCGGCGGGATGAGAAGCTGGACCGACGCGATAAACTTCATGTACAACGGCACCAAGACGATAGTCTTCGGGCCCGGCAACCTTGATATATCCCACACAAAGAACGAGCACATCGACGTCAGGGACGTGGTAACTGCCAGCGAGTTTTTGAAGGCCCTCAACGAGATTTACGGGAAGGGCGGGTGA
- a CDS encoding DEAD/DEAH box helicase: protein MHTLLKKVIKERFGRLNEVQMGAFREVSSGKSVLIIAPTGSGKTEAAVLPVFNEIIEEGLKPISALYIAPLKALNRDLLERLEWWGKRLGITVEVRHGDTSAYRKAKQTKNPPQMLIITPETLAVILTVKSLRKHLENVKFVIVDEIAELVDNKRGAQLLLNLERLAEIADFRRIGMTATVGNEEEVREWLKADVIVKPSWRKNYRFHVLYPKPDERDMELARKLSLSPEIAARLRLLWEIVEEHGKALIFTNTRQFAEILAHRLKAWEKPVEVHHGSLSREARVKAERALKEGKIKALICTSSMELGIDIGDVDVVIQYMSPRQVNRLVQRVGRAKHRIGEVSEGYVITSNVEDYLQSLVIAKHALEGRFEAVEPMGGLDVLAHFVVGLLIEYKRLPRERPYEIAKRAYVYRDLSWSDYLDVLRVLEDARLIGYDEESGLLYLRRGAFQYYYENLSTIPDEVAWRVFDAGSGHVIGRLDERFVMDLEEGMDFVMNGRSWIVLKIDDEAKLLKVRESKSLESAIPSWEGEMIPVPFSVALDVGRLKRELSFDFEKAKGLLEGVEFSEEELRRAFEEIKDEPFSTDRDIVVESTPKALVIHADFGNRTNEALGRLVHSLLILRYGRVFSVRSQAHAIVFKTPFQLNPEEVKGYLYREPESLEFIVSRAMRDSHAYRWRMLNVAKRFGALRRDARIRRIERLFEGTVVERETLSELYHDKVDVRKGELVLEMLKRGTMRVKTELRREPSTLAGLNMTVGGEFLLSGVLERDEILELFRKRLLDHEVVLVCTNCGWHSKTKVVRLQNIKLRQCPRCGSKMLAVAHPIDAEEFLPVLEKVRHGKPLERKEERTYRKLLKAADLVDSYGFEAVLALASYGTGPDTAARILAQYKGDALLVALMERERQFIRTRRFWVDRKESEKEKGENEG from the coding sequence ATGCACACCCTCCTCAAGAAGGTCATCAAAGAGCGCTTCGGAAGGCTCAACGAGGTCCAGATGGGGGCATTCCGCGAGGTTAGTTCGGGGAAGAGCGTTCTAATCATCGCCCCCACCGGCTCGGGGAAAACCGAAGCGGCCGTTCTGCCCGTCTTCAACGAAATCATTGAGGAGGGGCTTAAACCAATCTCAGCACTCTATATAGCCCCGCTCAAGGCCCTCAACAGGGACCTGCTCGAGAGGCTTGAATGGTGGGGGAAGAGGCTCGGAATAACCGTTGAGGTCAGACACGGTGACACCTCGGCTTACAGGAAGGCGAAGCAGACGAAGAACCCCCCGCAGATGCTCATCATAACCCCCGAAACTCTCGCGGTGATTCTGACGGTTAAGTCTCTTAGAAAGCACCTAGAGAACGTGAAGTTCGTCATCGTCGATGAGATAGCCGAGCTGGTGGACAACAAGCGCGGTGCGCAGCTCCTCCTGAACCTTGAGAGGCTGGCCGAGATTGCGGACTTCAGGAGAATAGGCATGACGGCAACTGTGGGCAACGAGGAGGAGGTGAGGGAGTGGCTGAAGGCGGACGTCATAGTGAAGCCGAGCTGGAGGAAGAACTACCGCTTCCACGTCCTCTATCCGAAGCCCGACGAGAGGGACATGGAGCTTGCCAGGAAGCTGAGCCTCTCACCTGAGATAGCGGCGAGGCTAAGGCTCCTCTGGGAGATAGTTGAGGAGCACGGAAAGGCCCTCATATTCACCAACACGCGCCAGTTCGCGGAGATTTTGGCGCACCGCCTCAAGGCCTGGGAGAAGCCGGTCGAGGTTCACCACGGCTCGCTTTCGAGGGAGGCCCGCGTTAAGGCGGAGAGGGCGCTGAAGGAGGGCAAAATCAAGGCCCTGATATGTACCTCCTCGATGGAGCTGGGCATAGACATAGGCGACGTTGATGTTGTAATTCAGTACATGAGCCCGAGGCAGGTGAACCGCTTAGTTCAGCGCGTTGGAAGGGCGAAGCACAGGATAGGCGAGGTGAGCGAGGGCTACGTCATAACCTCCAACGTCGAGGACTACCTTCAGAGCCTCGTCATAGCGAAGCACGCCCTCGAAGGCCGCTTTGAGGCGGTCGAGCCGATGGGAGGGCTGGACGTTTTAGCCCATTTCGTCGTCGGCCTTCTCATCGAGTACAAAAGACTGCCCCGCGAGAGGCCCTACGAGATAGCGAAAAGGGCCTACGTTTACCGGGATTTGAGCTGGAGCGATTACCTCGACGTTCTCCGCGTTTTGGAGGATGCCAGGCTGATAGGTTACGACGAGGAGAGCGGCCTGCTCTACCTGAGGAGGGGGGCATTCCAGTACTACTACGAGAACCTCTCGACGATTCCGGACGAGGTTGCGTGGAGGGTATTCGACGCGGGGAGCGGCCACGTTATAGGCAGGCTCGACGAGAGGTTCGTAATGGATTTAGAGGAAGGCATGGACTTCGTAATGAACGGACGGAGCTGGATAGTGCTCAAAATAGATGACGAGGCGAAGCTTTTGAAGGTCAGGGAGAGCAAGAGCCTTGAGAGCGCGATACCGAGCTGGGAGGGCGAGATGATTCCCGTTCCGTTCAGCGTTGCCCTCGACGTCGGCAGGCTGAAGAGGGAGCTAAGCTTCGACTTCGAGAAGGCGAAGGGGCTTTTGGAAGGGGTCGAGTTCAGCGAGGAGGAGCTGAGGAGGGCCTTCGAGGAAATCAAAGACGAACCTTTCTCGACCGACCGCGATATCGTCGTCGAGAGCACGCCCAAGGCGCTCGTCATACACGCCGATTTCGGGAACAGGACCAACGAGGCCCTCGGACGGCTGGTTCACTCGCTTCTGATTCTGCGCTACGGGAGGGTTTTCTCAGTCCGCTCACAGGCCCACGCGATAGTATTCAAAACGCCGTTCCAGCTGAACCCGGAGGAGGTAAAGGGCTACCTCTACCGGGAACCGGAGAGCCTGGAGTTCATCGTCTCCCGCGCCATGAGGGATTCCCACGCCTACCGCTGGAGGATGCTCAACGTGGCGAAGCGGTTCGGAGCATTGAGGAGGGACGCCAGGATAAGGAGAATCGAGAGGCTCTTCGAGGGCACCGTGGTGGAGAGGGAAACCCTCAGCGAGCTGTACCACGACAAAGTTGACGTTAGGAAGGGGGAGCTGGTCCTTGAGATGCTCAAGAGGGGCACGATGAGGGTGAAGACCGAGCTTAGGAGGGAGCCCTCGACTCTGGCCGGGCTCAACATGACCGTTGGCGGTGAGTTCCTGCTCTCCGGCGTCCTGGAGAGGGACGAGATACTGGAGCTGTTCAGGAAGAGACTGCTCGACCACGAGGTCGTCTTGGTCTGCACCAACTGCGGCTGGCACTCGAAGACGAAGGTTGTAAGGCTTCAAAATATAAAGCTGAGGCAGTGCCCGCGTTGCGGCTCGAAGATGCTCGCCGTTGCTCACCCGATTGACGCGGAAGAGTTTCTCCCCGTTCTGGAGAAGGTTCGCCACGGGAAGCCGCTGGAGCGGAAGGAGGAGAGAACCTACAGGAAGCTGCTGAAAGCTGCAGACCTTGTGGATTCCTACGGGTTCGAGGCGGTCCTGGCTCTGGCCAGCTACGGCACCGGTCCTGACACAGCGGCAAGGATTCTGGCCCAGTACAAAGGGGACGCCCTGCTCGTCGCCCTCATGGAGAGGGAGCGGCAGTTCATAAGGACAAGGCGCTTCTGGGTGGATAGGAAGGAGAGCGAAAAAGAGAAGGGTGAAAATGAAGGTTAA